One region of Pseudomonas glycinae genomic DNA includes:
- a CDS encoding acylase produces the protein MTISRQFTGLTLAGLFLGLSLSAQAFSPSVQTGADIRRTGFGVPHIRAENERGLGFGIGYAYAQDNLCLLANEIVTVNGERSRYFGPEQLTVEERENRISDVFFQWLNTPQAVNAFWQAQPVAVRDLVEGYAAGYNRYLAERRQQGLPQQCQGEWVRDIAAEDLVKLTRRLLVEGGVGQFAEALAGATPPQATAQIGNDVRAYQLAETRQQRFALDRGSNAVAVGSERSFNGRGMLLANPHFPWIGGMRFYQMHLTIPGKLDVMGAALPGLPMINIGFNQHLAWTHTVDSSKHFTLYRLQLDPKDPTRYLLDGQSLPLSKQTVTAQVKQADGQVVPVSRDVYSSQFGPIVQWPGKLDWDNQYAYSLRDANLDNDRVLTQWYAMNRAGNLKDLQDSVHTIQGIPWVNTLAVDDKGQTLYMNLSVVPNVSTDKLAKCSDPRAGLKMIVLDGSNSACAWDIDPQAAQKGIYASSQLPQLLRKDFVQHSNDSAWLANPAQPLTGYSPLISQDGLPLGLRSRFALDRLATLSKKGPVSVQDLQHMVMDDQVFLATQVVPDLLKFCASQSEAALKSVCSSLKAWDGRANLESGVGLVYFQSIMQAMQQSPQAWRVAFDPKDAQHTPRGLAIEKPEVAKALREAMLASAATAAKMGLTKKTRWGDVQVVSSGGQQTPIHGGPGTLGIYNAIQSVPREDGRLEVVSGTSYLQVVTFDDKGPHAQGLLAFSLSSDPASKYSRDQTEAFSKKQWSVLPFTEQQIKADPQYQVQTVRDDLEKTGKVAAQ, from the coding sequence GTGACTATTTCCAGGCAATTCACCGGACTGACCCTTGCCGGCCTGTTTCTCGGGCTGAGTCTGTCGGCGCAGGCGTTCAGCCCGTCCGTTCAGACCGGCGCGGATATCCGTCGCACAGGCTTTGGCGTACCGCACATTCGCGCGGAAAACGAACGCGGTCTCGGGTTCGGCATCGGTTACGCCTATGCGCAGGACAACCTGTGCCTGCTGGCCAACGAAATCGTGACAGTCAATGGCGAGCGGTCGCGGTACTTCGGGCCGGAGCAATTGACGGTCGAAGAACGCGAGAACCGCATCAGCGATGTGTTCTTCCAGTGGCTCAACACCCCGCAAGCGGTGAATGCGTTCTGGCAGGCGCAGCCGGTCGCAGTCCGTGATCTGGTGGAAGGTTATGCCGCCGGCTACAACCGTTACCTGGCCGAGCGTCGCCAGCAGGGGCTGCCGCAACAGTGCCAGGGTGAGTGGGTGCGCGATATCGCCGCCGAAGACCTGGTGAAGTTGACCCGTCGCCTGCTGGTCGAGGGCGGTGTCGGTCAGTTCGCCGAAGCCTTGGCAGGTGCTACACCCCCGCAGGCCACTGCGCAGATTGGAAACGATGTCCGGGCTTACCAACTGGCTGAAACGCGCCAGCAACGCTTCGCGCTGGACCGCGGCAGCAACGCGGTGGCGGTGGGTAGCGAGCGCTCGTTCAATGGCCGCGGCATGTTGCTGGCCAACCCGCATTTCCCGTGGATCGGCGGCATGCGCTTCTATCAGATGCACCTGACCATTCCGGGCAAGCTCGATGTGATGGGCGCGGCGCTGCCGGGTCTGCCGATGATCAACATCGGTTTCAACCAGCACTTGGCCTGGACCCACACCGTCGACTCGTCCAAGCATTTCACCCTGTATCGCCTGCAACTCGATCCGAAGGATCCGACCCGTTACCTGCTCGACGGCCAGTCGTTGCCGCTGAGCAAACAGACCGTCACGGCGCAGGTCAAACAGGCGGACGGCCAGGTCGTGCCGGTTTCCCGTGACGTCTACAGCTCACAGTTCGGCCCGATCGTGCAGTGGCCCGGCAAGCTCGACTGGGACAACCAGTACGCCTATAGCCTGCGCGATGCGAACCTGGACAACGACCGGGTGCTGACGCAGTGGTACGCCATGAATCGCGCCGGCAATCTCAAGGATCTGCAGGATTCGGTGCACACGATCCAGGGCATCCCGTGGGTCAACACCCTGGCGGTGGATGACAAAGGCCAGACGCTGTACATGAACCTGTCGGTGGTACCAAACGTCAGTACCGACAAACTGGCCAAGTGCAGCGACCCGCGCGCCGGTCTGAAAATGATCGTGCTCGACGGTTCCAACAGCGCTTGCGCCTGGGACATCGACCCGCAAGCCGCACAGAAGGGCATTTACGCCTCCAGCCAGTTGCCACAGCTGTTGCGCAAGGACTTCGTCCAGCACTCCAACGACTCGGCCTGGCTGGCCAATCCGGCGCAACCGTTGACTGGTTACTCGCCACTGATCAGCCAGGACGGGCTGCCACTGGGCCTGCGTTCGCGCTTTGCGCTCGATCGTCTGGCGACCCTGAGCAAAAAAGGGCCGGTGTCGGTGCAGGACCTGCAACACATGGTGATGGACGATCAGGTGTTTCTCGCGACTCAGGTAGTACCGGATCTGTTGAAGTTCTGCGCTTCCCAGTCTGAAGCCGCGTTGAAATCAGTGTGCAGCAGCCTGAAAGCGTGGGACGGCCGGGCGAATCTGGAGTCGGGCGTTGGCCTGGTGTATTTCCAGAGCATCATGCAAGCGATGCAGCAATCGCCGCAGGCCTGGCGCGTGGCATTCGATCCGAAGGATGCGCAACACACACCGCGCGGGCTGGCTATTGAAAAGCCGGAAGTGGCCAAGGCATTGCGCGAGGCAATGCTGGCGTCGGCCGCGACGGCCGCCAAAATGGGCCTGACCAAGAAAACCCGTTGGGGCGATGTGCAGGTGGTCAGCAGTGGCGGTCAGCAAACGCCGATCCACGGTGGCCCCGGAACGTTGGGCATTTACAACGCCATTCAGAGCGTGCCCCGTGAAGATGGCAGGCTCGAAGTGGTCAGCGGCACCAGTTACCTGCAAGTCGTGACGTTCGATGACAAAGGGCCGCATGCCCAGGGCCTGCTGGCGTTCTCGCTGTCCAGCGATCCGGCGTCGAAATATTCTCGTGACCAGACCGAGGCCTTCTCGAAAAAACAGTGGAGCGTTTTGCCATTCACCGAGCAGCAGATCAAGGCCGATCCGCAGTATCAGGTGCAGACCGTACGCGATGATCTGGAAAAAACGGGGAAAGTGGCGGCGCAGTAA
- a CDS encoding aldehyde dehydrogenase family protein, whose translation MYLINGKLHDDCTLDAALQELDLDLPQRLAKALDTATVLGAAATFAERLQDPGMAMPIGPEQRQTLIEFCQPDALRRKLERELGEQPGSLRRLDYHPSRFERWSPLGLVVHITPGNAPLLAFCAVIEGLLAGNVNWLRPSSSDQGMTAQLLHGLAQCDATGQIAGHVAVIPAGTAQMGQLCRRANGVSAWGGESALQAIRQQLAPGCRWIDWGHRISFIYLTPAAVTPEALDAVADEVCRLNQQACSSPQWLLVDSNDENILRAIGDDLAEAFERRSRHWPVLLPSIQEASEITTRTAMARLAQSFSEVDGQVWQTPDWRVIWTHNQQLAPSPLFRSLLLKPLPRAQVSEQLLPWRNVLQSAGLMCTEHEMAELAQTLIAAGVTRITPVQAIHDGYEGEPHDGVYALQRLSRRVSVSLPATALATRATLDPLPTPPSVANLPIMSKDAFVTRPIHPAARLYFRSGGSSGAPALAGYSYRDFDRQMRASADGLFAAGLDPKRDRVMNLFFSGGLYGGFFSFSKVLEMLGATHLPMGAPADDDYSEIARLIIDQRVTVLVGMPSTLHRLFLNEQARLSAYGGIEKVFLGGEHPGKQSLALMRSCGVRLIRSAIYGSVDAGPLGHACPATGDGVFHLMSDIQHLEIVEFEADRPVTDGETGRLVFTSIEREGQDIQRYDVGDSGRWIPGVCECGLPTPRFELLQRHGRLMRIGTDFICLSQLAEHLQTEFQLILEHAPDGLERMRFRCPRQPDDVQRRLLDYPTLATLIQTGLLSVEVEVCGSDRFTRNKHSGKTPLLIDNRGIGPSADRQGAEHEHTV comes from the coding sequence ATGTACCTGATCAACGGAAAACTTCACGACGACTGCACCCTCGACGCCGCACTGCAAGAGCTGGACCTGGATTTGCCACAACGATTGGCCAAGGCGCTCGATACAGCGACCGTGCTTGGTGCAGCAGCCACTTTTGCCGAGCGTCTGCAAGACCCGGGCATGGCAATGCCCATCGGTCCCGAGCAACGCCAGACACTGATCGAGTTCTGCCAGCCGGATGCGTTGCGGCGCAAGCTTGAGCGCGAACTCGGCGAGCAACCGGGCAGCCTGCGTCGCCTCGACTATCACCCGTCACGCTTTGAACGCTGGAGCCCGCTGGGACTTGTGGTTCACATCACCCCCGGCAATGCACCGTTGCTGGCCTTTTGCGCGGTGATCGAAGGCCTGCTGGCCGGCAACGTCAACTGGTTGCGTCCCAGCAGCAGCGATCAGGGGATGACGGCCCAATTGCTTCATGGACTGGCACAGTGTGATGCGACCGGTCAGATTGCCGGACATGTCGCCGTCATTCCGGCAGGCACCGCACAGATGGGTCAATTGTGCCGACGGGCCAACGGCGTCTCCGCGTGGGGCGGTGAATCCGCGCTGCAAGCGATCCGCCAGCAACTGGCGCCCGGCTGCCGCTGGATCGACTGGGGCCATCGCATCAGCTTCATCTACCTGACGCCGGCAGCGGTCACGCCAGAAGCGCTGGACGCCGTGGCCGATGAAGTCTGCCGTCTGAACCAGCAGGCCTGTTCCAGTCCGCAATGGCTGCTGGTGGACAGCAACGACGAAAACATCCTGCGCGCCATCGGCGATGACCTGGCCGAGGCGTTCGAGCGTCGATCCCGACACTGGCCGGTCCTGCTGCCTTCGATTCAGGAGGCCTCGGAAATCACCACCCGCACGGCGATGGCGCGACTGGCCCAGAGCTTCTCCGAGGTCGACGGCCAGGTCTGGCAGACACCGGACTGGCGCGTCATCTGGACCCACAACCAGCAACTTGCGCCCTCGCCGCTGTTTCGCAGCCTGTTGCTCAAGCCACTGCCACGGGCGCAGGTCAGCGAGCAGCTGTTGCCCTGGCGCAACGTACTGCAAAGCGCCGGGCTGATGTGTACAGAACACGAAATGGCTGAGCTGGCTCAAACACTGATCGCTGCGGGTGTCACGAGGATCACTCCGGTGCAAGCGATTCACGACGGCTACGAAGGCGAACCCCACGACGGCGTGTATGCGTTGCAGCGCCTGAGCCGTCGCGTATCGGTAAGCCTGCCGGCCACGGCGCTGGCAACCCGTGCCACGCTCGATCCTCTGCCGACACCACCCTCGGTGGCCAATCTGCCGATCATGAGCAAAGACGCCTTTGTCACCCGCCCCATCCACCCGGCGGCGCGGTTGTATTTCCGCTCCGGCGGCAGCAGCGGCGCCCCGGCGTTGGCCGGTTACAGCTACCGCGATTTTGATCGACAGATGCGCGCCAGCGCCGACGGACTGTTCGCAGCGGGCCTTGATCCGAAACGCGACCGGGTAATGAATCTGTTCTTCAGCGGCGGGCTGTACGGCGGTTTCTTCAGTTTTTCCAAAGTACTGGAGATGCTGGGGGCCACGCACCTGCCGATGGGCGCGCCGGCCGATGACGATTACAGCGAGATCGCCCGGTTGATCATCGATCAGCGTGTCACCGTGCTGGTCGGCATGCCCAGCACGCTGCATCGTTTGTTCCTCAACGAGCAGGCACGGCTGAGTGCCTATGGCGGGATCGAAAAGGTCTTCCTCGGTGGCGAACACCCCGGCAAGCAAAGCCTCGCACTGATGCGTAGCTGCGGCGTCAGGCTGATCCGCTCGGCCATTTACGGCAGTGTCGACGCCGGACCGCTCGGCCATGCCTGCCCCGCCACCGGCGATGGCGTGTTTCATCTGATGAGCGATATCCAGCATCTGGAGATCGTCGAATTCGAGGCTGATCGACCGGTGACCGACGGCGAAACCGGGCGTCTGGTGTTCACCTCCATCGAGCGCGAAGGACAGGACATTCAGCGCTACGACGTCGGTGACAGCGGTCGCTGGATTCCCGGTGTGTGTGAGTGCGGGCTGCCCACGCCACGTTTCGAGCTGCTGCAACGTCATGGCAGGCTGATGCGCATCGGCACGGATTTTATCTGCCTGTCGCAATTGGCAGAGCATCTGCAGACCGAATTTCAGTTGATTCTCGAACATGCCCCGGACGGCCTGGAGCGCATGCGCTTTCGCTGCCCACGGCAACCTGATGATGTACAGCGTCGCCTGCTGGACTATCCGACCTTGGCCACGCTCATCCAGACAGGGCTGCTTAGCGTGGAAGTGGAGGTCTGCGGCAGCGACCGGTTCACCCGCAACAAGCACAGCGGCAAGACGCCTCTGCTGATCGACAACCGGGGCATTGGCCCCAGCGCAGACAGGCAAGGAGCGGAACATGAACACACGGTTTGA
- a CDS encoding PepSY domain-containing protein, translating to MIKRTLAACVATASLLSAGAALADRPGAGWITIEKAIEIVKTKAGYVEVYEIEADNDGYWKGEGRKADGVVYEFRIDGASGNVLRDQKD from the coding sequence ATGATCAAACGAACCCTCGCCGCTTGCGTCGCGACTGCCAGTCTTCTGAGCGCCGGAGCAGCCCTGGCCGACCGCCCGGGCGCTGGATGGATCACCATTGAAAAAGCCATCGAGATCGTGAAAACCAAGGCCGGTTATGTCGAAGTCTACGAAATCGAGGCCGACAACGACGGTTATTGGAAAGGGGAAGGGCGCAAGGCCGATGGCGTTGTGTACGAATTCCGTATCGATGGGGCTTCGGGCAATGTGCTGCGGGATCAGAAGGACTGA
- a CDS encoding MdfA family multidrug efflux MFS transporter, whose translation MQRTLINLPPLRALGFCLAITLFEWLTYMASDMVMPAMLNVTQDLGADTAHIPNAFNLYLIGGVCLQWLIGPLSDRFGRRPLLLAGCALFGATCAATVATPGIEVFNALRLLQGMGLGFVVAVSYPALQEVFCEADAVRLMALLGNVALLSPLLGPLLGSLLLEWLSWRELFLGLGLIATLTWIGLYACMPETIGVVRHDGGQQAPIPFSLGQLSSRYLALLRNHRFVGICLALGLMSLPLIAWIGLAPLLLVQLLGLTTREYALWQIPVFSAVIVGNLILDRLLASRDLPQLIRLALWPFCLGLLTLIAAALTSLSLAGLMTGLALYAVGLGMSNAALYRLALFSSDDSKGLVSASIGMISIAVMGVGGSLIAAIGGGTRLESFAIWAALGGLLSLPLLYRFLPNVPTDSASST comes from the coding sequence ATGCAAAGAACTCTCATCAACCTCCCGCCACTCCGGGCGCTGGGTTTCTGTCTGGCCATTACACTGTTCGAATGGTTGACCTATATGGCCAGCGACATGGTCATGCCGGCCATGCTGAACGTCACTCAGGATCTTGGAGCCGATACCGCTCATATCCCCAACGCATTCAATCTCTATCTGATCGGCGGGGTCTGCCTGCAATGGCTGATCGGCCCGTTGTCCGACCGGTTCGGCCGACGCCCGCTGTTATTGGCCGGTTGTGCGCTGTTCGGTGCAACCTGCGCGGCCACCGTCGCCACGCCCGGCATCGAAGTGTTCAACGCCCTGCGACTGTTGCAAGGCATGGGCCTGGGATTTGTCGTGGCGGTCAGCTACCCCGCGTTACAGGAAGTCTTCTGCGAGGCGGATGCGGTGCGACTGATGGCATTGCTGGGTAATGTCGCACTGCTTTCGCCCCTGCTCGGTCCACTGCTCGGCAGCCTGCTGCTGGAATGGCTGAGCTGGCGCGAGCTGTTCCTCGGTCTGGGCCTGATCGCAACACTGACCTGGATCGGACTGTATGCCTGCATGCCGGAGACGATCGGCGTAGTCCGCCACGACGGCGGCCAACAAGCGCCGATCCCATTCTCGCTCGGCCAGCTGAGCAGCCGTTATCTCGCACTGCTGCGCAATCACCGGTTCGTCGGCATCTGCCTGGCTCTCGGGCTGATGAGCCTGCCGCTGATAGCCTGGATCGGACTGGCGCCGCTGCTGCTCGTCCAGTTGCTCGGCCTGACCACACGGGAATATGCGCTGTGGCAGATTCCCGTGTTCTCGGCGGTCATTGTCGGCAATCTGATCCTTGATCGATTGCTGGCTTCGCGGGATCTGCCGCAATTGATTCGTCTGGCGCTCTGGCCATTCTGCCTGGGTTTGCTGACCTTGATCGCCGCGGCACTGACCAGCCTTTCCCTTGCCGGATTGATGACCGGCCTTGCGCTGTATGCCGTGGGACTGGGCATGAGCAACGCCGCGCTGTACCGCCTGGCACTGTTTTCCAGCGATGACAGCAAAGGCCTGGTTTCTGCCTCGATCGGCATGATTTCGATTGCGGTGATGGGTGTCGGCGGTTCATTGATTGCCGCCATCGGCGGCGGTACCCGCCTCGAATCCTTCGCCATTTGGGCGGCGCTGGGCGGCCTGCTCAGCCTGCCTCTGCTGTACCGGTTTCTGCCAAACGTCCCGACAGACTCCGCTTCTTCAACATAA
- a CDS encoding acyl-protein synthase: protein MNPFPYSDALCALTQPYCPDSVPDGLFNQAMAEISRFHSQHTPGYEHWLNANGLIVDDLEHLDDWSRLAPIFASFFKRQPLLSATGVDALELTSSGTSGEKSRMRYDQRSLGAAQNMVGQIFRHYDWDTPHTPCNYLLLSYEPEGSISLGTSFTDQFLCRFAPVNRVAYALRRTGGGHEFDGFGVIAALQSFAEEGLPVRIFGFPAFLWQTLQRMQATGVANLQLAEGSLTLFGGGWKTQMAHEIPRQQLYERIHRQLGIEISRCRDGYGAVEHAVPYLECAHHHFHVPVYSKVFVRHPSDFSVQPYGRQGLLSFVSPYISSSPAHAVVMSDLATLHPGASCGCGLSTDWFELHGRAATTAGRSCAMAASELLGTH, encoded by the coding sequence ATGAACCCTTTCCCCTACAGCGACGCGCTCTGCGCGTTGACGCAACCCTATTGCCCGGATTCCGTGCCGGACGGGCTGTTTAACCAGGCCATGGCCGAGATCAGCCGGTTTCATAGCCAGCACACCCCCGGCTACGAACACTGGCTGAACGCCAATGGCTTGATCGTGGACGACCTGGAGCACCTTGATGACTGGTCTCGGCTTGCGCCCATTTTTGCCAGTTTCTTCAAGCGACAGCCCTTGCTCAGTGCCACCGGAGTGGACGCACTGGAACTCACGTCTTCCGGGACCAGTGGCGAGAAAAGCCGCATGCGTTATGACCAGCGCAGTCTGGGCGCGGCCCAGAACATGGTCGGGCAGATCTTCCGGCACTATGACTGGGACACCCCGCACACCCCATGCAATTACCTGCTGCTGAGCTATGAACCCGAAGGCAGTATCAGCCTGGGCACATCGTTTACCGATCAGTTTCTGTGCCGGTTTGCGCCCGTCAATCGCGTGGCCTACGCACTGCGCCGCACAGGCGGCGGACATGAATTCGACGGCTTCGGCGTGATTGCCGCCTTGCAATCCTTCGCCGAAGAAGGCTTGCCGGTGCGCATCTTCGGCTTCCCGGCCTTTCTCTGGCAGACCCTGCAACGCATGCAGGCCACCGGGGTGGCGAACCTGCAACTGGCAGAAGGCTCGCTGACGCTGTTTGGCGGCGGCTGGAAAACCCAAATGGCACACGAAATTCCCCGTCAGCAACTGTATGAACGCATTCATCGCCAATTGGGCATCGAGATATCTCGCTGTCGTGACGGTTATGGCGCCGTCGAGCATGCGGTGCCGTATCTCGAGTGTGCTCACCATCATTTCCATGTACCGGTCTATTCGAAGGTTTTCGTGCGTCATCCCTCCGATTTTTCAGTTCAGCCCTATGGGCGTCAGGGCTTGCTGAGCTTTGTCTCGCCCTACATTTCATCAAGCCCGGCACACGCGGTGGTCATGAGCGATCTCGCCACCCTGCATCCTGGCGCCAGTTGCGGCTGTGGTCTATCCACCGACTGGTTCGAACTGCATGGCCGTGCGGCCACCACGGCCGGCCGAAGCTGCGCGATGGCTGCCTCTGAATTATTGGGGACGCACTGA
- a CDS encoding FecR family protein, with protein MTQNTLSEAEYDAITDAAAHWCMRLHAVDCTAEERQAFEQWRDAHPLHAFEYEAMLEIWEVAEHLPRPEPAPVVPIRQPASSWRRYAVAASVCALALPLAAWAGWNLGWLPNSYQHFAATDNVRHVTLGDGSQVELNLNTELTYSNYKDERRVTLKKGEAFFEVSHDLGHPFIVRAAEGRIRVTGTRFNVWMYEDQVKVNLIEGSVLVTSNARLSGDGLRLGPSMQARYKHGDDMPQISQTYANDNSLAWRSGRLVLDNLSLNEALPQINRYLDKPLMLADNSTGSIRVGGIYNIKELNSFASTLPKVLPVFLTRNKDGNPVINPMPQQPPKN; from the coding sequence ATGACCCAGAACACCCTCTCGGAAGCCGAATACGATGCGATCACCGATGCCGCCGCGCATTGGTGCATGCGTCTGCATGCCGTCGACTGCACTGCTGAAGAGCGCCAGGCGTTCGAACAATGGCGTGATGCGCACCCGCTTCACGCGTTCGAGTATGAGGCGATGCTGGAAATCTGGGAGGTGGCTGAGCACTTGCCGCGCCCGGAACCCGCACCGGTCGTGCCGATTCGCCAACCCGCCAGCTCATGGCGCCGGTACGCAGTGGCGGCTTCGGTCTGTGCCCTGGCATTGCCGCTGGCCGCCTGGGCCGGATGGAACCTCGGCTGGCTCCCCAACAGCTATCAGCATTTTGCAGCGACCGACAATGTCCGCCATGTCACCCTGGGCGATGGCAGTCAGGTCGAGCTGAACCTCAACACCGAGCTGACCTACAGCAATTACAAGGACGAGCGTCGCGTCACGCTGAAAAAGGGCGAGGCGTTCTTCGAAGTCAGCCATGACCTTGGCCACCCCTTCATCGTCAGGGCGGCCGAAGGCAGGATTCGCGTCACCGGCACCCGCTTCAACGTCTGGATGTATGAGGATCAGGTCAAGGTGAACCTGATTGAGGGCTCCGTGCTGGTCACCAGCAACGCCCGCCTGAGCGGCGACGGCTTGCGCCTGGGCCCCTCGATGCAGGCTCGCTACAAGCACGGCGACGACATGCCGCAAATCAGTCAGACCTACGCCAACGACAATTCGCTGGCCTGGCGCAGCGGCAGACTGGTGCTCGACAACCTGTCGCTGAACGAAGCGTTGCCGCAGATCAATCGCTATCTGGACAAACCCCTGATGCTCGCCGACAACTCGACCGGCTCGATCCGGGTCGGCGGGATCTACAACATCAAGGAACTGAACAGCTTCGCCAGTACCCTGCCCAAAGTCTTGCCGGTCTTCCTGACCCGCAACAAGGACGGCAACCCGGTCATCAATCCGATGCCGCAACAGCCGCCAAAAAACTGA
- a CDS encoding GNAT family N-acetyltransferase — protein sequence METITLRGYRTSDAQAVSRLFRTIYGDHYAQPHVYLPRMISQNHADGRWHSLVAVANDQVAGHATLILDKQSSIAELALSVVDPQNRGQNIATQLSRRLLTHAQALGYRGVTIKQVTHHPYSQKMAARLGFQNTGLLPDHAPSPFGGVLTESLVLGYVPVDGFQRPLPALTWPDECREFMQQLCDVFGTQLNVAPWIGAPAQLEQRWGRYDGVFSEVDESLLKQLQQLPTHWLISIRLRLAQGFDTAWRRLSTTGFVFSGLAPDDKGEGWLALFHRGFQPKSLTLHCPHMQRLHDDMQQRIAPLADFQICGNRP from the coding sequence ATGGAAACGATCACCCTGCGCGGATATCGCACCAGTGACGCCCAGGCGGTCAGTCGCCTGTTCAGAACTATCTATGGTGACCACTACGCCCAGCCGCATGTTTACCTGCCCCGCATGATCAGCCAGAACCATGCCGACGGCCGCTGGCACTCATTGGTGGCGGTGGCGAACGATCAGGTGGCGGGCCACGCCACGTTGATTCTCGACAAGCAATCATCCATCGCCGAACTGGCGCTGAGCGTGGTGGATCCTCAGAACCGTGGCCAGAACATTGCAACGCAACTGAGCCGGCGCTTGCTGACGCATGCGCAGGCGCTTGGCTATCGGGGTGTCACGATCAAGCAAGTGACCCATCACCCCTATTCGCAAAAAATGGCCGCCCGCCTTGGTTTTCAAAATACCGGCTTGTTGCCCGATCACGCACCGTCACCCTTTGGCGGCGTGCTGACCGAATCGCTCGTGCTGGGTTACGTCCCTGTCGACGGCTTTCAGCGGCCACTGCCGGCCTTGACCTGGCCAGACGAATGCCGTGAGTTCATGCAGCAGTTGTGCGACGTGTTCGGAACGCAATTGAACGTGGCGCCGTGGATCGGCGCTCCAGCGCAGCTGGAACAGCGCTGGGGGCGATATGACGGGGTTTTCAGCGAAGTGGATGAGAGCTTGCTCAAACAGCTGCAGCAACTGCCCACCCATTGGCTGATATCGATCCGGCTCAGGCTGGCCCAGGGTTTCGACACTGCCTGGCGCCGGTTATCAACGACGGGTTTCGTGTTCAGCGGACTGGCGCCCGATGACAAAGGTGAGGGATGGCTGGCGTTGTTTCATAGAGGGTTCCAGCCAAAATCACTGACACTGCATTGTCCGCACATGCAGCGGCTGCATGACGACATGCAGCAACGGATCGCCCCGCTTGCGGATTTTCAGATTTGCGGCAACCGCCCATAA